One window from the genome of Engraulis encrasicolus isolate BLACKSEA-1 chromosome 16, IST_EnEncr_1.0, whole genome shotgun sequence encodes:
- the ucp1 gene encoding mitochondrial brown fat uncoupling protein 1 — protein MVGLKPSEVPPPLGVKVLSAGTAACIADLVTFPLDTAKVRLQIQGESVGAAGIRYKGVFGTIATMVRTEGPRSLYNGLVAGLQRQMCFASIRIGFYDNVKLFYTGGKDNANIGIRILAGCTTGAMAVSFAQPTDVVKVRFQAQQNLQGVARRYNGTLQAYKQIFQLEGLKGLWKGTFPNITRNALVNCTELVSYDLIKEAILTRKLMSDNLPCHFVSAFGAGFITTVIASPVDVVKTRYMNSPPGQYTGAINCAWTMLTKEGPTAFYKGFVPSFLRLGSWNVVMFVSFEQLKRLMMVSKNKVEATT, from the exons ATGGTGGGACTGAAGCCCTCCGAGGTGCCCCCTCCTCTGGGTGTGAAGGTGCTGAGTGCTGGCACGGCCGCCTGCATCGCTGACCTTGTCACCTTCCCTCTGGACACTGCTAAAGTTCGcttacag ATCCAAGGGGAGTCTGTAGGGGCGGCAGGCATCCGATATAAGGGGGTGTTTGGGACGATAGCCACCATGGTGCGGACAGAAGGACCCCGCTCGCTCTACAACGGCCTGGTGGCCGGGCTGCAAAGGCAGATGTGCTTCGCCTCCATCCGAATTGGTTTCTACGACAACGTCAAGTTGTTCTACACAGGGGGCAAAGACA ATGCCAACATTGGCATCCGTATCCTGGCCGGATGCACCACTGGAGCCATGGCGGTCAGCTTTGCCCAGCCCACAGATGTCGTGAAGGTCCGTTTCCAGGCCCAGCAGAACCTTCAGGGTGTCGCGCGACGCTATAACGGCACCTTGCAGGCCTACAAGCAGATCTTCCAGCTTGAAGGACTTAAAGGATTATGGAAAG GCACATTCCCAAACATCACCAGGAATGCTCTCGTGAACTGCACTGAGCTGGTGTCTTACGATCTCATCAAAGAGGCCATTCTCACCCGCAAGCTGATGTCAG ATAACCTTCCATGTCACTTTGTGTCTGCGTTTGGAGCTGGCTTCATCACCACGGTGATTGCCTCCCCTGTGGACGTGGTAAAGACGCGCTACATGAACTCTCCTCCCGGCCAGTACACTGGTGCCATCAACTGTGCCTGGACCATGTTGACTAAAGAGGGACCCACCGCCTTCTACAAAGG GTTTGTTCCCTCCTTCCTGAGGCTTGGCTCGTGGAACGTTGTGATGTTTGTGTCGTTCGAACAGCTCAAGAGACTAATGATGGTCTCCAAGAATAAGGTTGAGGCAACGACATAG
- the elmod2 gene encoding ELMO domain-containing protein 2, protein MLGCIIQYFYTSFLRFWLKWFLRQLTGKCELQRVCAGYRPGAERTTRAEYSLESSKSKVLRASVTAEEGAVEDYVKKIIKEKNVKEEKDATFKKNLSICLLQITGYKNLYECAEELRKEVFDCEKEEHENMVLKLWDLLMPSTKLESRVTKQWGDIGFQGDDPKTDFRGMGMLGLTNLVFFSENYTEASRQVLSHANHPKLGYSYAIVGINLTEMAYSLLKSGALKPHFYNCVEGRPQMEHFHQLYCYLAYEFDKFWIQEEPESIMEFNLYREKFHEKVKRLLLDQDVSLILNVDS, encoded by the exons ATGCTGGGGTGTATCATTCAGTACTTCTACACATCATTTCTGCGGTTTTGGCTGAAGTGGTTTCTGCGTCAGCTCACTGGGAAGTGTGAGCTTCAGAGGGTATGTGCAGGCTATAGGCCAGGAGCAGAAAGGACAACCAGGGCAG agtattcCCTGGAGTCATCAAAGAGCAAG GTGTTGAGGGCATCAGTAACTGCAGAGGAAGGAGCTGTGGAAGATTATGTAAAGAAAATAATCAAGGAGAAGAATGTGAAAGAGGAGAAAGATGCCAC GTTTAAGAAGAACCTGAGCATATGTTTATTGCAAATAACCGGATACAAGAATCTGTATGAATGTGCAGAAGAGCTGAGAAAAGAAGTATTTGATTGTGAAAAGGAAGAGCATGAAAACATGGTCTTGAAG CTCTGGGATCTCTTGATGCCTTCCACAAAACTCGAGTCAAGAGTAACTAAGCAGTGGGGTGACATTGGTTTCCAAGGGGACGATCCAAAGACTGACTTCCGTGGAATGGGAATGCTTGGATTAACCAATCTTGT CTTTTTCAGTGAGAACTACACGGAGGCATCACGGCAAGTCCTCTCCCATGCCAACCATCCTAAACTGGG ATACTCATATGCTATTGTCGGTATCAACCTGACTGAGATGGCCTACAGCTTGCTGAAGAGCGGCGCTCTCAAGCCTCACTTCTACAACTGTGTAGAGGGCAGGCCTCAAATGGAGCACTTTCATCAGCTCTACT GTTATCTAGCATACGAGTTCGACAAGTTCTGGATCCAAGAAGAGCCAGAGAGCATCATGGAGTTTAATTTGTACCGAGAGAAATTTCATGAGAAGGTTAAAAGACTACTCCTGGACCAAGACGTGTCtctgattttaaatgtggattCTTGA
- the gprin3b gene encoding G protein-regulated inducer of neurite outgrowth 3, with the protein MDIPNSKRTVTVQLVPQHPTMDALGNSEPNANWEQPDHNLNITNACPVTALEPKASQPAEVVNNPSKATSPCSPAPSEAPSATTTTASPMAKANGKRRRSDGQQMDTGTSQKRSSSDSKPEGCMATSNTNPTTVPASSSLPSSAAPPSSLTPSTVADSKSASQKRSSDSKPEGCMGSNNNPRVPASSSLLPSSAVAPSSLAPSTIADSKSANLSSAFTPFASSKGDMQTNDCRDKGLAARVGEGERAEAREPNRRSSTSRESGSKAAAKEAALHQIPAPTGDCKSPSAAEMKRAPDDDMGSAGAKKSPLLQSVSSKDCSSFTPALPSTALTCVGQSAPLQEKTKTNASEMTQQPNNSSCTQTGPVKADEPPTHKTQETPATTKTAIPEKAKDAPLKTESNVFVPIKDSPPQNSSQVTCPDHAKSPTLGTESLANTASPQCRSTQSHSHAGVTDEAIQTQGGKADGKLYREASTMTATPDASPAPTKHRQDVEVQAVANVRHQSVSTSPGLFSHPSQPPRIPMGPQAEEAEKLTMVYQVEATGKHTLLSTETHLASATAPAPISSSSTQAPQSGGVVHTDSAPQQQRESRLGAKPKESGAGPPSCNSQTVPLVPLQPVYQINIEPCTQNTTQAGCHPTVAGPTATEQSKGLAEQQKALCEKKKPAAAKEVHLAMSATESVPAAQCAKPPTDKPPSVSVSVSVPPPAASAAKAGRKESAAAAAMSVSVASTTSTIVKEQKRATTTTTAAGKKKTPSEPKLEPDREAEDKLSKSVHDVVWDEQGMTWEVYGASLDPESLGFAIQSHLQCKIKEHEKKIVAQTSIRKSVSSPESPAGRKKKGKRRQANVFRSMFQNVRRPNCCVRPPPSSVLD; encoded by the exons aTGGACATCCCAAACTCCAAAAGGACTGTTACTGTCCAATTGGTCCCCCAGCATCCCACCATGGATGCTCTAGGGAACAGCGAACCCAATGCCAACTGGGAGCAGCCAGACCATAATCTCAACATTACCAACGCCTGCCCCGTCACTGCGTTGGAGCCCAAAGCCAGCCAGCCTGCGGAGGTTGTAAATAACCCTAGCAAAGCCACCAGTCCCTGCAGCCCAGCCCCAAGTGAAGCTCCCAGTGCCACCACCACGACAGCTAGTCCTATGGCCAAGGCCAATGGCAAACGCAGGCGATCTGATGGCCAGCAAATGGACACTGGCACAAGCCAGAAGCGCAGTAGCAGCGATTCTAAGCCAGAGGGCTGCATGGCTACTAGCAACACCAACCCAACAACAGTCCctgcctcctcttccctcccctcgtCTGCAGCCCCACCATCCTCGTTAACTCCCTCCACTGTTGCTGATAGCAAAAGTGCCAGCCAGAAGCGTAGCAGTGATTCTAAGCCAGAGGGCTGCATGGGTAGCAACAATAACCCAAGAGTCCctgcctcctcttccctcctcccctcctctgctgtgGCACCATCCTCGTTAGCTCCCTCCACCATTGCGGATAGCAAAAGTGCCAACCTGTCATCAGCATTCACGCCGTTTGCATCATCAAAGGGTGACATGCAGACAAATGACTGCCGAGACAAAGGCTTGGCAGCCAGAGTGGGGGAAGGGGAGCGTGCCGAAGCTCGAGAGCCAAACCGCAGATCATCCACCTCCAGAGAGTCGGGGAGCAAGGCTGCTGCCAAAGAGGCCGCTCTGCATCAGATACCGGCTCCGACAGGTGATTGCAAGAGCCCTTCAGCCGCTGAGATGAAACGTGCCCCAGACGACGACATGGGAAGTGCTGGTGCAAAAAAATCCCCCCTTCTCCAATCGGTGTCCTCCAAGGATTGCTCAAGTTTCACACCAGCGCTTCCAAGCACTGCCCTTACTTGTGTCGGGCAGTCCGCTCCTCTTCaggaaaaaacaaagacaaatgcCTCAGAGATGACACAGCAGCCCAACAACAGCTCGTGCACCCAAACAGGCCCAGTGAAAGCAGATGAACCACcaacacacaagacacaggaGACGCCAGCGACAACCAAGACTGCAATACCTGAGAAGGCAAAAGATGCACCTCTCAAAACAGAGAGCAATGTATTTGTTCCAATAAAGGATTCACCACCCCAAAACAGTTCACAGGTGACCTGTCCTGACCATGCCAAGAGCCCCACACTGGGTACTGAATCGCTCGCAAACACAGCCTCTCCTCAGTGCCGATCGACTCAATCCCACAGTCATGCGGGGGTCACAGACGAAGCCATCCAAACGCAGGGAGGAAAAGCGGATGGCAAACTGTACCGGGAGGCCTCCACAATGACCGCCACACCTGACGCAAGCCCCGCTCCAACCAAGCACCGGCAGGATGTGGAGGTCCAAGCTGTAGCCAACGTCCGCCACCAGAGTGTGTCCACCAGTCCCGGCCTCTTTTCTCACCCCTCCCAGCCTCCCAGGATACCCATGGGGCCCCAGGCGGAGGAGGCAGAGAAACTAACCATGGTGTACCAGGTGGAGGCCACTGGCAAACATACGCTGCTCTCCACTGAAACGCATTTGGCATCCGCCACAGCCCCggctcccatctcctcctcctccactcaagCTCCACAGTCAGGGGGGGTTGTCCATACAGACTCTGCCCCCCAGCAGCAGCGTGAGTCCAGGCTAGGGGCCAAACCAAAGGAGTCCGGGGCCGGGCCCCCGTCCTGCAATTCCCAAACAGTCCCCCTTGTACCCCTTCAGCCTGTTTATCAGATAAACATTGAGCCTTGCACCCAGAATACCACGCAGGCTGGCTGCCATCCGACTGTGGCCGGCCCTACCGCAACAGAGCAGAGCAAGGGCCTCGCTGAGCAGCAGAAGGCTCTCTGTGAGAAGAAGAAGCCAGCAGCAGCCAaggaggtgcatcttgccatgtCTGCAACAGAGTCGGTGCCAGCAGCACAGTGTGCCAAGCCCCCCACTGACAAGCCAccatcagtgtcagtgtcagtgtcagtaccGCCACCAGCAGCAAGCGCAGCCAAGGCAGGACGCAAggaatctgctgctgctgccgccatgtctgtgtctgtagccAGCACCACTTCCACAATAGTGAAGGAACAGAAAAGAG ccaccaccaccaccacagccgccGGGAAGAAGAAGACCCCATCCGAGCCAAAACTTGAGCCGGACCGTGAGGCGGAGGACAAGTTGTCCAAGTCGGTCCATGACGTGGTGTGGGACGAGCAGGGCATGACGTGGGAGGTGTACGGCGCCTCGCTGGACCCCGAGTCGCTCGGCTTCGCCATCCAGAGCCACCTGCAATGCAAAATCAAGGAGCACGAGAAGAAGATTGTCGCCCAGACTAGCATCCGAAAGTCGGTCTCTTCGCCGGAGTCCCCGGCAGGTAGGAAAAAGAAAGGCAAGAGGAGGCAGGCCAATGTCTTCAGGTCCATGTTTCAGAATGTGCGGCGGCCCAACTGCTGCGTGCGACCTCCACCGTCTTCTGTGCTGGACTGA